The following coding sequences lie in one Apium graveolens cultivar Ventura chromosome 1, ASM990537v1, whole genome shotgun sequence genomic window:
- the LOC141670777 gene encoding F-box protein CPR1-like: MSITVSRDKMISTTSLDDLPQETTAEILSRLPVKDLIRSTSVNKTWYSLINNPSFISSQITRSISNCRDNTVLIIPPFISQQNYCSLISADTSSVIEKFDIPFVTKSRSLKLIVEVHGLLLLTDLHIDYATRELYLWNPYVKKHRVLVSSCFTKLLDNRNKSYYIVGMGFDKISNDYKVVRIVYIGDDKGKQFGEVAPKVEVYSFRKSTWRKIKDPRVPRLANEEGAFVNGKYYWVEMKQPGTPEFNNMKSRELKIISFDFNTELFGEFKVPSAVPRLLGVIAPFKLMEYQGSLVLCTIDPDRCIADPPKYPYRAWMMSQENGVVSWTQCFYVELKEYGPPLNITKTGTLVTEAYRSEFGDVTSICSCNYRSKVIKDHGFGKHGGPEVSRHLLAPSTADTSFPESLIMYEGGKSLLKYGK, from the coding sequence ATGTCAATAACTGTATCGCGGGACAAAATGATCAGCACGACGTCGTTGGACGATCTTCCTCAAGAAACAACAGCTGAAATTCTCTCCAGACTACCCGTAAAAGACCTAATTAGATCAACATCAGTCAACAAAACATGGTACTCTCTTATTAACAACCCCTCTTTCATTTCTTCTCAAATTACTCGTTCTATTTCTAATTGTCGTGATAATACTGTGCTTATTATCCCTCCTTTTATCTCCCAACAAAACTACTGCTCCTTAATTTCTGCTGATACTTCTTCGGTTATCGAAAAATTCGACATTCCCTTCGTTACCAAGAGTCGTAGTTTGAAATTAATTGTCGAGGTACATGGACTGCTTTTATTGACTGATTTACATATTGATTATGCTACTAGAGAGTTGTATCTTTGGAATCCCTATGTTAAGAAGCATAGGGTTCTTGTTTCCAGTTGTTTTACGAAGCTTTTGGATAACCGGAATAAGAGTTATTATATTGTCGGAATGGGTTTTGATAAGATAAGTAATGATTATAAAGTTGTTAGGATTGTGTATATTGGGGATGATAAGGGGAAGCAGTTTGGTGAGGTGGCTCCCAAGGTCGAGGTTTATAGTTTTAGGAAGAGCACTTGGAGGAAGATAAAAGATCCTCGAGTTCCGAGACTTGCTAATGAAGAGGGGGCTTTTGTTAATGGTAAATACTACTGGGTAGAAATGAAGCAACCCGGAACTCCGGAATTTAATAATATGAAGAGTAGAGAACTGAAGATAATCTCCTTTGATTTTAATACCGAGTTGTTTGGGGAATTTAAAGTGCCATCTGCTGTTCCCCGTCTTCTTGGAGTAATTGCCCCGTTTAAGCTGATGGAGTATCAGGGTTCACTTGTTCTTTGTACTATAGACCCAGATCGCTGCATTGCGGACCCTCCCAAATATCCTTATCGTGCATGGATGATGAGTCAAGAAAATGGTGTAGTCTCTTGGACACAATGTTTTTATGTTGAACTTAAAGAATATGGGCCTCCTTTGAATATTACAAAAACTGGCACACTTGTAACAGAGGCGTATCGGTCGGAGTTTGGTGATGTTACAAGCATATGCTCTTGTAACTACAGGAGCAAGGTTATTAAGGATCATGGATTTGGTAAGCATGGGGGTCCAGAGGTTTCACGACATCTTCTTGCTCCTTCTACTGCTGACACTTCCTTTCCGGAGAGTTTGATCATGTACGAGGGAGGAAAATCGCTGTTGAAGTATGGAAAGTGA
- the LOC141670785 gene encoding acyl-CoA-binding protein, translating into MALQEEFEQYAEKAKTLPESTTNEDKLILYGLFKQSTVGPVNTSRPGMFNMRDRAKWDAWKAVEAKTKEEAMGDYITKVKQLLEAAA; encoded by the exons ATGGCTTTGCAG GAAGAATTTGAACAGTATGCTGAGAAAGCTAAAACTCTTCCAGAGAGCACCACAAATGAAGACAAGCTTATATTGTATGGTTTGTTCAAGCAAAGCACAGTTGGACCTGTGAACACAA GCCGTCCAGGTATGTTCAACATGAGGGACAGGGCAAAGTGGGATGCATGGAAAGCTGTTGAAG CAAAGACCAAGGAGGAGGCAATGGGTGATTACATCACCAAGGTGAAGCAATTGTTGGAAGCTGCTGCTTAA